A genomic window from Candidatus Methylacidiphilum fumarolicum includes:
- a CDS encoding response regulator transcription factor has product MRILVVEDEGKICRFIAKGLEAEGFVVDTCSRGDEALLQLLTTPYDAAILDIMLPGPDGISVLKAVREKGVHLPILLLSARSQTRDKIEGLNSGADDYLPKPFSMDELVARLRALIRRTAGVGLSVYKVGNLTLNLVTREVFRGQKKIDLTAKEFSLLELLMRTPGRVFTRTQICEHVWNYHFDPGTNLVDVYIQKLRKKIDEFEEQKLIQTVRGVGYKIEAV; this is encoded by the coding sequence ATGCGTATTCTTGTCGTCGAAGATGAAGGAAAAATCTGCCGATTCATTGCCAAGGGATTGGAAGCAGAGGGTTTTGTGGTTGATACTTGCAGCCGAGGTGATGAGGCTCTTCTTCAATTGCTCACCACCCCTTATGATGCAGCGATCTTAGACATTATGCTTCCAGGACCAGATGGGATCAGTGTCCTTAAGGCTGTTAGGGAAAAAGGGGTTCATCTTCCTATTCTTTTATTGAGTGCAAGAAGCCAAACAAGAGACAAAATAGAAGGGTTGAACAGTGGTGCTGACGACTACCTTCCAAAACCTTTTTCTATGGATGAGCTAGTAGCTCGTTTAAGGGCCTTAATCCGAAGAACGGCAGGTGTCGGTCTCTCTGTTTATAAAGTAGGGAATTTGACGCTGAATTTGGTAACAAGAGAGGTGTTCCGCGGCCAAAAGAAAATCGATTTAACGGCAAAGGAATTTTCCCTTCTTGAGCTACTAATGAGAACACCAGGAAGAGTTTTCACGAGGACTCAAATTTGTGAACATGTTTGGAATTATCATTTTGATCCTGGAACAAACCTTGTGGATGTCTATATCCAAAAGCTGCGCAAAAAGATTGACGAATTTGAAGAACAAAAATTGATACAAACTGTTCGGGGTGTTGGGTACAAAATAGAAGCCGTCTAG
- a CDS encoding pyridoxal-phosphate-dependent aminotransferase family protein: MSNHIKLFIPGPTEVSKKTFEAFASPMIGHRSKDFQALYREVQSGLQKLFYTQRPVFFSTSSAWGVMEAAIRNLVQKKVLCCMNGAFSDKWFDVAIRCGKEADKLQYPWGKPIDPSDLKNRLNSNAYDAVTFIHNETSTGMMNPLFEVAAVMKEFPDVSFIVDCVSSFSVLKIPFDDLGIDVMLTGTQKALALPPGGALFAVSQKAMAKAEKTPARGYYFDFLEFQKNHDNSMTPSTPSISLFYALKSKIAEIFEEGLENRYQRHLTMALMTRQWAKERGFELFPQIGYESISLSCIKNNLGIDIPQWIQLLKNRFSMTIDGGYGKIKGQTFRISHMGDETPKTIGNLLDNLDECLQELKKA; the protein is encoded by the coding sequence ATGTCGAACCACATAAAACTTTTTATACCTGGTCCCACTGAAGTATCTAAAAAGACTTTCGAAGCTTTTGCAAGTCCAATGATCGGACACAGAAGCAAGGATTTCCAAGCTCTTTATCGTGAAGTCCAATCTGGACTTCAGAAACTATTCTATACGCAAAGGCCTGTGTTTTTCAGTACAAGTTCAGCTTGGGGAGTCATGGAAGCTGCCATACGAAATCTCGTTCAGAAAAAAGTGCTTTGCTGTATGAATGGAGCTTTCTCTGACAAATGGTTTGATGTAGCAATCCGCTGCGGTAAAGAAGCAGATAAGCTTCAGTATCCATGGGGAAAGCCAATTGATCCTAGTGATTTAAAAAACCGTTTAAATTCGAACGCATATGATGCAGTAACTTTCATTCATAATGAAACGTCAACGGGAATGATGAATCCTCTTTTTGAAGTCGCTGCCGTCATGAAAGAATTTCCAGATGTTTCTTTCATCGTAGACTGTGTCTCTTCCTTCAGTGTTCTTAAAATTCCTTTTGATGATCTGGGAATAGATGTCATGCTAACGGGCACTCAAAAAGCTTTGGCTTTGCCTCCCGGCGGAGCTCTTTTTGCCGTATCGCAAAAAGCAATGGCTAAAGCTGAAAAAACACCAGCCAGAGGATATTACTTTGATTTCCTTGAGTTTCAAAAGAATCACGACAATTCCATGACTCCCAGTACTCCTTCCATCAGTCTCTTTTATGCATTGAAAAGTAAAATAGCAGAAATTTTCGAAGAAGGACTTGAAAACAGGTATCAAAGACACCTCACTATGGCTTTGATGACTAGACAATGGGCCAAGGAAAGGGGCTTTGAGCTTTTCCCACAAATTGGATATGAATCGATTTCTTTGAGTTGTATCAAAAACAATCTAGGGATTGATATTCCTCAATGGATTCAACTCCTTAAAAATCGTTTTAGCATGACTATTGATGGAGGCTATGGGAAAATAAAAGGACAGACTTTTAGGATTTCTCATATGGGAGATGAGACCCCTAAAACCATTGGCAATCTATTGGATAATCTGGATGAGTGCTTACAAGAACTTAAGAAAGCTTGA